The Ostreibacterium oceani sequence GAAACTTTTTTCAAAAACACGCCTTTGGCACCCGCAGGTCTGAGTTTGTTGATATCTGCAATTAAATGCTCAATGTTTTGCTTAAGCGCAGGCGCATCAAAGCTCGCCTTACCAACCGTACAATGGATAATGCCATTTTTATCGGTTCTAAATCTAACCTGACCACCTTTTGCGTTTTTTACGGCAGTCGCAACATCTGGTGTCACTGTCCCGACTTTAGGGTTTGGCATCAAGCCTTTTGGCCCCAAAACCGTTCCTAACTGACCAACAACGCGCATGGCATCAGGCGTGGCAATCACCACGTCAAAATCCATGTTGCCTGCTTTAATTGCGTCTGCTAAGTCTTCAAAACCGACAATATCTGCTCCCGCTTCTTTTGCGGCATCGGCATTTGCATCCTGCGCAAAAACAGCAACTCGAACCGTTTTACCTGTCCCATTAGGCAGTGTCGATGCGCCACGGACGACTTGGTCGGTCTTTCTAGGGTCTACACCCAAATTAATCGCAACATCAACCGACTCAGTAAACTTAACCGAAGAGAGCGACTTAAGCAAATCTAGCGCTTCTACCGCATCATAAGATTTTTCAACATCAACCTTATCACGAAGACTTTTCATTCTTTTACTTAACTTCGCCATGCTACTCTCCCTCTTTGTAAACTAAACCCATAGAACGCGCAGTTCCCGCGATCGTTTTAACCGCCGCTTCTAAATCGGCTGCAGTTAAATCGGGTGTTTTAGTCTTTGCAATCTCTTCTATCTGAGCACGTGTGACTGTACCGACTTTTTCGGTATTCGGACGCCCTGAACCCTTTGCAATTCCAGCCGCCTTTCTAAGCAAAACTGCTGCTGGCGGGGTTTTGGTAATGAAGGTGAAGCTTCTGTCGCTGTAAACCGTGATCACTACTGGAACAGGCAGGCCTTTTTCCATATCCTGTGTCGCGGCATTAAACGCTTTACAAAATTCCATGATATTAACACCATGCTGACCCAATGCCGGCCCGACTGGCGGACTTGGGTTTGCACTACCCGCTGCAACTTGCAGCTTGATATAACCTTCTATTTTCTTTGCCATGCTTACCTCGCTTGGGTGCAAACGTCTTTCGACTCCCCATTCACTTTATTCACCACCCACCGCCTTGTCAGGCAGCGGATGCACGTTATTATTACTTACAACTTATTACAACTTTTCGACTTGGTAGAATTCCAAATCAACCGGCGTTGAGCGACCGAAAATTTCGACCGATACTTTTAATCGACTCTTTTCGTAATTAACTTCTTCGACCGTTGCATTGAAATCTGTAAACGGCCCATCAGCGACACGAACCACTTCACCCACCTCGTACAACGTCTTGGGTCTTGGCTTATCGACGCCGTCTTGGATACGATTCATAATCACATCCACCTCAGCTTCAGATAACGGGAAAGGCTTATCCGATGT is a genomic window containing:
- the rplA gene encoding 50S ribosomal protein L1, with translation MAKLSKRMKSLRDKVDVEKSYDAVEALDLLKSLSSVKFTESVDVAINLGVDPRKTDQVVRGASTLPNGTGKTVRVAVFAQDANADAAKEAGADIVGFEDLADAIKAGNMDFDVVIATPDAMRVVGQLGTVLGPKGLMPNPKVGTVTPDVATAVKNAKGGQVRFRTDKNGIIHCTVGKASFDAPALKQNIEHLIADINKLRPAGAKGVFLKKVSVSTTMGPGVSVDLSTLAH
- the rplK gene encoding 50S ribosomal protein L11, whose translation is MAKKIEGYIKLQVAAGSANPSPPVGPALGQHGVNIMEFCKAFNAATQDMEKGLPVPVVITVYSDRSFTFITKTPPAAVLLRKAAGIAKGSGRPNTEKVGTVTRAQIEEIAKTKTPDLTAADLEAAVKTIAGTARSMGLVYKEGE